The following are from one region of the Stigmatella ashevillena genome:
- a CDS encoding AbfB domain-containing protein, producing MMNRLLARTSLLALSCVPALLLGACGPSEGMQSPPSAHPRGTDAQALAAAATYTGYVMGYFTESPARAGNDYGLHLAYSTDSLNWTPLNGNKAVVTPTLGTKGLRDPFIFRKQDGTFVILATDMLGTDFSQSSPFLHIWDSTDLRSFSNERLVRMNTAGMHAWAPEAFYDASRNQYGIIWSGNTDRNRIYVNYTTDFVTVSTPQVYFDPGFSVLDATLHTDSGVHYLYYKRESDNTLLGAKSASLNPGSFNATTYTGALAHGVIEAPIVVKQLNSNTWYLWGDSYVPVNGVFYVWKSTSIGSNAWAELNKRAYNQPLNSKHASIALTTSAEQANLIAKWGNPDWNRIKSYNYPERYVRHINLAARIDEYAFDPYTDSQWKLVPGLADPAGISFQSVSHPTSYLRHSNNVLVLHVNDNSALFKADATFYKAAGFADAAWTSFKSYNNPTLFIRHSGFVLRMDPVTGSSDAVTRQDATFLLTY from the coding sequence ATGATGAATCGCCTTTTGGCCAGGACCTCCCTCCTGGCGCTGTCGTGTGTCCCCGCCTTGCTGCTGGGCGCCTGTGGCCCGTCAGAAGGAATGCAAAGCCCGCCTTCGGCACACCCCCGTGGCACTGACGCCCAAGCGCTGGCTGCCGCCGCCACCTACACAGGGTATGTCATGGGGTATTTCACGGAGTCCCCTGCTCGGGCAGGAAATGACTATGGCCTCCACCTGGCCTACAGCACCGACTCATTGAACTGGACGCCGCTCAACGGCAACAAGGCCGTTGTCACCCCCACTTTGGGAACGAAGGGGCTGCGCGATCCATTCATCTTCAGGAAGCAGGACGGCACCTTCGTCATCCTGGCAACGGATATGCTGGGCACGGACTTCAGTCAATCCAGCCCCTTTCTTCACATCTGGGACTCCACGGACTTGAGGAGCTTCTCCAACGAGCGCCTAGTCAGAATGAATACGGCAGGCATGCATGCGTGGGCCCCCGAGGCTTTCTACGACGCGAGCCGGAACCAATACGGAATCATCTGGTCCGGCAACACGGATCGCAACCGGATCTACGTCAACTACACCACCGACTTCGTCACGGTGAGCACCCCTCAGGTCTATTTCGATCCTGGATTCAGTGTCCTGGACGCCACCTTGCACACGGACAGTGGCGTCCATTACCTCTATTACAAGAGGGAGTCAGACAACACGTTGCTGGGAGCGAAGTCCGCCTCGCTGAACCCTGGCAGCTTCAACGCAACCACCTACACGGGTGCGCTGGCCCACGGTGTCATCGAAGCGCCGATCGTCGTCAAGCAACTGAACTCGAATACCTGGTACCTGTGGGGGGACTCCTACGTTCCCGTCAATGGCGTCTTCTATGTCTGGAAATCCACGAGCATCGGCAGCAATGCGTGGGCGGAACTCAACAAGCGGGCCTACAATCAGCCCCTGAACTCCAAACATGCATCCATCGCCCTGACCACCTCGGCGGAGCAGGCCAATCTGATCGCGAAGTGGGGTAATCCAGACTGGAACCGGATCAAGTCTTACAACTACCCCGAGCGCTACGTCAGACACATCAATCTGGCCGCGAGAATCGACGAGTACGCATTCGATCCTTACACCGACTCCCAGTGGAAGCTCGTCCCCGGGCTCGCGGATCCAGCGGGGATCTCCTTCCAGTCCGTCAGCCACCCCACCTCTTATCTAAGGCATTCCAACAATGTGTTGGTCCTCCACGTGAACGACAACTCCGCCCTGTTCAAGGCCGATGCGACCTTCTACAAGGCCGCAGGTTTCGCTGACGCTGCCTGGACATCGTTCAAGTCCTACAACAACCCCACGCTCTTCATCCGGCACTCGGGCTTCGTGCTGCGCATGGATCCGGTCACGGGCAGTTCCGACGCCGTCACCCGGCAGGACGCCACCTTCCTGCTCACCTATTAG
- a CDS encoding L-ribulose-5-phosphate 4-epimerase — translation MGSKYRELKERAWAANMEIPRRGLAIFTFGNVSALDSAAGVFAIKPSGVAYEKLSWDDMVVVDLEGKTVEGTLRPSSDTKTHMVLYRNFRGLGGIAHTHSTYATGWAQARLPIPLYGTTHADHLTEDVPCTAVMSDEAVDRDYELETGNQILECFKSRNPLHTPMVLVAGHAPFAWGESAEKAVYNAGVLEEIAKMAFITRGITPEAMRLPDRLIRKHFERKHGKGAYYGQK, via the coding sequence ATGGGATCGAAATACCGGGAGTTGAAGGAGCGCGCCTGGGCTGCAAACATGGAGATCCCACGGCGCGGACTGGCCATCTTCACTTTTGGAAATGTATCTGCTCTGGATTCCGCCGCGGGCGTTTTTGCCATCAAGCCCAGTGGGGTCGCTTACGAAAAGCTGTCATGGGATGACATGGTAGTGGTCGATCTCGAAGGGAAGACCGTGGAGGGCACCCTCCGGCCCTCGTCTGACACGAAGACGCACATGGTGCTCTACCGGAACTTCCGGGGTCTGGGGGGGATTGCCCATACCCACTCCACCTATGCCACGGGATGGGCCCAGGCGAGGTTGCCCATTCCCTTGTATGGGACGACTCACGCGGACCACCTGACCGAGGACGTCCCCTGCACCGCGGTCATGAGCGATGAAGCGGTGGATCGCGACTATGAGCTCGAGACTGGAAACCAGATCCTCGAGTGCTTCAAAAGCCGGAATCCATTGCATACGCCCATGGTGCTGGTGGCGGGCCATGCTCCCTTCGCATGGGGAGAGTCCGCCGAGAAGGCTGTTTACAACGCGGGCGTCCTGGAGGAGATCGCGAAGATGGCGTTCATCACCCGAGGCATCACTCCAGAAGCCATGCGCCTGCCGGACCGTCTCATCCGCAAGCACTTCGAGCGAAAGCACGGCAAGGGCGCGTATTACGGTCAGAAGTAG
- the yjfF gene encoding galactofuranose ABC transporter, permease protein YjfF encodes MNHVKAAPAAELPLLIPPRPKLRLDPRYLPLTVTLGLFVAMFGAGSYAFDGFFSLQVFLNLFIDNSFLVITAIGMTFVIISGGIDLSVGSVIALTTMVLAALVENQGWSPALAIPLVLIMGAAIGFIQGFVIHFFELQPFIVTLAGMFLARGLCYLISINSIAITHSFFTEVSAIRFPLPFDSSISINVVIALAVFAGALYLAHYTRFGRTIYAMGGNEQSALLMGLPVARTKILTYTFSGFCSALAGVSFTFYMLSGYGLHAQGMEMDAIAAAVIGGTLLTGGSGYIAGTLAGVLIYGTIQTLIMFEGSLSSWWTKIVIGLLLLVFCLFQKVFERLTQRRGAARPA; translated from the coding sequence ATGAACCACGTCAAGGCCGCCCCCGCGGCGGAACTTCCCCTGCTCATTCCCCCCAGGCCCAAGCTCCGCCTGGATCCGCGTTACCTGCCCCTCACCGTCACCCTGGGGCTCTTCGTGGCGATGTTCGGCGCGGGCTCCTACGCATTCGACGGCTTCTTCTCGCTCCAGGTCTTCCTCAACCTCTTCATCGACAATTCATTCCTCGTCATCACCGCGATCGGGATGACCTTCGTCATCATCTCCGGGGGCATCGACCTCTCGGTGGGCTCGGTCATCGCGCTGACCACCATGGTCCTGGCCGCCCTGGTCGAGAACCAGGGCTGGAGCCCTGCCCTGGCCATCCCGCTGGTCCTCATCATGGGCGCAGCCATCGGCTTCATTCAGGGCTTCGTCATTCATTTCTTTGAACTCCAGCCCTTCATCGTCACGTTGGCGGGCATGTTCCTGGCGAGGGGGCTCTGCTACCTCATCAGCATCAACTCGATCGCCATCACCCATTCCTTCTTCACCGAGGTCTCCGCGATCCGCTTTCCGCTGCCCTTTGACAGCTCCATCTCCATCAACGTCGTCATCGCCCTGGCCGTGTTCGCGGGAGCCCTCTATCTGGCCCACTACACGCGGTTCGGCCGAACCATCTATGCGATGGGCGGAAACGAGCAGTCGGCCTTGCTAATGGGGCTGCCGGTGGCGCGGACGAAGATCCTCACCTATACGTTCAGCGGCTTCTGCTCTGCCCTCGCCGGCGTCTCCTTCACCTTCTACATGCTCTCGGGTTATGGGCTGCACGCGCAGGGCATGGAGATGGACGCCATCGCCGCGGCGGTGATCGGCGGCACCTTGCTCACGGGTGGCTCGGGCTACATCGCGGGCACCCTGGCTGGCGTGCTGATCTACGGCACCATCCAGACATTGATCATGTTCGAGGGAAGCCTCAGCTCCTGGTGGACGAAGATCGTCATCGGCCTGTTGCTGCTCGTCTTCTGCCTCTTCCAGAAGGTGTTCGAGCGGCTCACCCAACGCAGGGGAGCCGCCCGTCCGGCGTGA
- a CDS encoding ABC transporter permease, producing the protein MTSPSAQRGQTRDSSALRNLAKARIFWPLVTLALLLLFNLVTNPAFFSITVRDGHLYGSLIDILNRASPLMIIAMGLTLVIATHGIDISVGAVVAISGAVAATMIGGQLVLEGGMKDVTLYPLPAVIAVSLAVAMLLGMWNGLLVSYFGMQPIIATLILLVTGRGLAQLITGGQIITIYYSPYYFIGNGFVAGIPFSLFIVAAVLGVLLLLTRKTALGLFIEAVGINPVAARFSGVRARAITFWVYAFCGLCAGIAGLIVSSNVKSADGNNAGLLFELDAILAVVLGGTSLGGGRFTLTGGVLGALIIQTLTTTIYAAGVAPEVTLVVKAGVVFLVSILQSDKVRNRLASLGRPREALS; encoded by the coding sequence ATGACGTCACCTTCCGCTCAACGTGGCCAGACACGGGACTCCAGCGCCCTGAGAAACCTGGCCAAGGCGCGCATCTTCTGGCCGCTGGTCACGCTGGCCCTGCTCTTGCTGTTCAACCTGGTCACCAACCCTGCCTTCTTTTCCATCACCGTCCGGGATGGGCATCTCTACGGAAGCTTGATCGACATCCTCAACCGGGCTTCCCCCCTGATGATCATCGCCATGGGACTGACCCTGGTGATCGCGACGCACGGCATCGACATTTCCGTGGGCGCGGTGGTGGCCATCTCGGGAGCGGTGGCGGCGACGATGATCGGCGGCCAGCTCGTTCTGGAGGGCGGGATGAAGGATGTCACCCTGTATCCCCTGCCAGCCGTCATCGCCGTGTCGCTGGCCGTGGCCATGCTCCTGGGGATGTGGAACGGCCTGCTCGTCTCCTACTTCGGCATGCAGCCCATCATCGCCACGCTGATCCTCCTCGTGACAGGCCGCGGCCTGGCGCAGCTCATCACGGGGGGGCAGATCATCACCATCTACTACAGCCCCTATTACTTCATCGGAAACGGCTTCGTGGCGGGCATTCCCTTCTCGCTCTTCATCGTGGCGGCGGTGCTGGGCGTCCTCCTGCTCCTCACCCGGAAGACGGCGCTGGGCCTCTTCATCGAAGCGGTCGGCATCAACCCCGTCGCCGCCCGTTTCTCGGGGGTCCGGGCACGTGCCATCACCTTCTGGGTCTATGCTTTCTGTGGGCTGTGCGCAGGGATTGCCGGTTTGATCGTCAGCTCGAACGTCAAGAGCGCGGACGGAAACAACGCGGGGCTCCTCTTCGAGCTGGACGCCATCCTGGCCGTGGTCTTGGGGGGCACCTCTCTCGGGGGCGGGCGGTTCACGCTGACCGGCGGCGTGCTGGGGGCCCTCATCATCCAGACGCTCACCACGACCATCTACGCCGCGGGCGTTGCCCCCGAGGTGACGCTCGTCGTGAAGGCCGGTGTCGTCTTTCTCGTCAGCATCCTGCAATCGGACAAGGTCCGGAACCGCCTCGCCTCACTGGGCAGGCCACGGGAGGCGCTGTCATGA
- a CDS encoding sugar ABC transporter ATP-binding protein encodes MSEAVPVLEMKGISKRFSGVQALRGIDFRLFPGEVHSVMGQNGAGKSTLIKVLTGVHRPDGGRILLQGREIKPKSPLEAQRLGISTVYQEVNLCPNLSIAENICLGHDASDAFAIRWKQMHQKAESLLKDLHVHVDVSAPLFTCSLAVQQVCAIARALNMQAKILILDEPTSSLAEDEVRMLLTVMRRLKAQGMAILFVTHFLGQTFEISDRITILRNGELVSEHPVNGLSRIELINKMVGRELSEEGTSRARSARAPLPPQHTASEGGEPPEAGKPFLRAEALGRRGSVQDVELEVQQGKSLGMGGLLGSGRTELARLLFGIDRAEQGSIEIDGEPARLSSPMEAIQHGLGFCPEDRKHEGIIGELSIRENMVLALQAKSGIFRSISRKRQEELAERYIQALGIKVSDMETPISQLSGGNQQKVLLARWLATHPRMLILDEPTRGIDVAAKAEIMGQVMELCDKGMAILFISSEIDEVLRYSDRIAVMRDRQKVGELETREADEGSVFKIIAGGQA; translated from the coding sequence ATGAGCGAAGCCGTTCCGGTGCTCGAGATGAAGGGAATCTCGAAGCGCTTCTCCGGTGTCCAAGCCCTCCGCGGCATCGACTTCCGCCTCTTCCCGGGCGAGGTCCACTCGGTGATGGGTCAGAATGGCGCGGGAAAATCCACGCTGATCAAGGTCCTGACGGGGGTCCATCGCCCGGACGGAGGCCGCATCCTCCTTCAAGGCCGTGAGATCAAACCCAAGAGCCCCCTGGAGGCGCAGCGGCTGGGGATCAGCACCGTCTATCAAGAGGTGAATCTCTGCCCCAACCTCTCGATCGCCGAGAACATCTGCCTGGGTCACGACGCTTCCGACGCCTTCGCCATCCGCTGGAAACAGATGCACCAGAAGGCGGAGTCCCTCCTGAAGGATCTCCACGTCCACGTCGATGTCAGCGCGCCCCTCTTCACCTGCTCGCTGGCGGTACAGCAGGTGTGCGCCATTGCCCGGGCGCTGAACATGCAGGCGAAGATCCTCATCCTCGACGAGCCCACCTCGAGCCTCGCCGAGGATGAGGTGCGGATGCTCCTCACCGTCATGCGAAGACTCAAGGCCCAGGGGATGGCCATCCTCTTCGTCACGCACTTCCTGGGCCAAACCTTCGAGATCTCCGACCGCATCACCATCCTGAGGAATGGCGAACTCGTCAGCGAACATCCCGTCAATGGCTTGTCGCGCATCGAGCTGATCAACAAGATGGTCGGCCGCGAACTCTCCGAAGAAGGGACGAGCAGGGCCCGGAGCGCACGCGCCCCCCTCCCACCGCAGCACACAGCTTCGGAAGGAGGGGAGCCTCCGGAAGCCGGGAAGCCTTTCCTCCGGGCGGAGGCGCTCGGCCGACGGGGCTCGGTGCAGGACGTGGAACTGGAAGTGCAGCAAGGGAAGTCCCTGGGCATGGGAGGCCTTCTCGGCTCGGGAAGGACCGAGCTGGCCCGGCTGCTCTTCGGCATCGACCGGGCCGAGCAGGGCTCGATCGAGATTGACGGAGAGCCCGCGCGGCTCTCCTCCCCGATGGAGGCCATCCAGCACGGCCTCGGTTTCTGCCCAGAAGACCGCAAACACGAAGGCATCATCGGCGAGCTGTCGATCCGGGAGAACATGGTGCTCGCCCTTCAGGCGAAGTCGGGCATCTTTCGGAGCATCTCCCGGAAGCGGCAGGAAGAACTGGCGGAGCGCTACATCCAGGCCCTGGGCATCAAGGTCTCCGACATGGAGACGCCCATCTCACAGCTCTCCGGCGGCAATCAGCAGAAGGTCCTCCTGGCACGCTGGCTGGCCACCCATCCTCGGATGCTCATCCTCGATGAGCCCACCCGGGGCATCGACGTCGCGGCGAAGGCCGAGATCATGGGACAGGTGATGGAATTGTGTGACAAGGGCATGGCCATTCTCTTCATCTCCTCGGAGATCGACGAGGTTCTCCGCTACTCGGATCGCATCGCGGTCATGCGCGACCGCCAGAAGGTGGGCGAACTCGAAACCCGCGAGGCGGACGAAGGCTCCGTGTTCAAGATCATCGCGGGAGGTCAGGCATGA
- a CDS encoding ABC transporter substrate-binding protein produces MKRAIFNAASAVLLVLAFVPGLALAKDKKIVLGFSQVGAESEWRTANTQSIKDAAAKEGITLKFSDAQQRQENQIKAIRSFIAQRVDVIAFSPVVETGWEPVLREAKAARIPVILSDRAVDVKDDSLWVSFMGSDFVEEGRRAAKWLIDYAPVKQLAAQGEVNIVELQGTVGSAPAIDRKQGFEEVLKNAPKFKIIRSQTGDFTRAKGKEVMEAFLKAEGKKINVLYAHNDDMAIGAIQAIEEAGLRPGKDVVIVSIDAVKGAFEAMIAGKLNCTVECSPLLGPQLMSAVKDVVAGKPLPKRIVTEEGVFPQEVAAKEFPHRKY; encoded by the coding sequence ATGAAAAGAGCCATCTTCAACGCCGCGTCCGCGGTCCTTCTCGTCCTTGCGTTCGTTCCAGGGCTCGCCCTGGCCAAGGACAAGAAAATCGTGCTCGGTTTCTCCCAGGTGGGAGCAGAAAGTGAGTGGCGCACCGCCAACACCCAGTCCATCAAGGATGCCGCGGCCAAGGAAGGTATCACCTTGAAATTCTCCGATGCCCAACAACGGCAGGAGAATCAAATCAAGGCCATTCGCTCTTTCATTGCCCAACGGGTGGACGTGATTGCCTTCTCGCCCGTCGTGGAGACGGGCTGGGAGCCGGTCCTCCGGGAAGCCAAGGCCGCCCGCATTCCCGTCATCCTGTCCGACCGGGCCGTGGACGTGAAGGACGACTCCCTCTGGGTCTCCTTCATGGGCTCGGACTTCGTCGAGGAAGGCCGCCGCGCGGCGAAATGGTTGATCGACTATGCGCCCGTCAAGCAACTGGCCGCCCAAGGCGAGGTGAACATCGTCGAGCTCCAAGGGACCGTCGGCTCTGCCCCCGCGATCGACCGCAAGCAGGGGTTCGAGGAAGTTCTCAAGAACGCCCCGAAGTTCAAGATCATCCGATCTCAGACCGGTGACTTCACCCGGGCGAAGGGCAAGGAAGTCATGGAGGCGTTCTTGAAGGCCGAGGGCAAGAAAATCAACGTCCTCTACGCGCACAACGACGACATGGCCATCGGGGCCATCCAGGCCATCGAGGAAGCGGGCCTGCGTCCCGGCAAGGACGTGGTCATCGTGTCCATCGACGCGGTCAAGGGCGCCTTCGAGGCGATGATCGCCGGCAAGCTGAATTGCACCGTGGAATGCAGCCCCCTGCTCGGGCCACAGTTGATGAGCGCCGTGAAGGACGTCGTGGCCGGCAAGCCCCTGCCCAAGCGCATCGTCACCGAGGAGGGTGTGTTCCCGCAGGAGGTCGCCGCCAAGGAGTTCCCCCACCGGAAGTACTGA
- the araA gene encoding L-arabinose isomerase, whose amino-acid sequence MIELKQQEVWFLTGSQHLYGEAALATVAADSRKIAGFLDTSGKLPVRVVCKPTLTDPEAIMNVCLEANASPACVGVITWMHTFSPAKMWIAGLTRLQKPLAHLHTQTERELPWDKIDMDFMNLNQSAHGDREFGFIGARLRLDRKIIVGYWKDEDVLAKLDSWVRAACGLAESRRLKIVRFGGMNMREVAVTGGDRVEAQIQFGWSVNGYPVGDLVGRIADVGESEVDAQLAEYEEKYSLVPALRKGGDRRALLRDAARQEIGMRGFLRDGRFGAFTTTFEDLHGLKQLPGLACQRLMAEGYGFGAEGDWKTAALIRIMKVMSAGLPGGVSFMEDYTYHLAKGGELVLGAHMLEVCPSIAAGKPSLEIHPLDIGGKADPCRLVFEAAAGPAVNATLVDMGGRMRLIVNELDVVQPGHAMPHLPVARAIWTPRPSFKESCEAWILAGGAHHAGFSRAVPPQVLEDFAAMVGIECIHIGKGTQLPALKNELRWNDLAYRLAR is encoded by the coding sequence ATGATTGAACTGAAGCAGCAGGAAGTCTGGTTTCTTACCGGCAGTCAGCATCTCTACGGCGAGGCGGCGCTCGCGACGGTGGCCGCGGACTCCCGGAAGATCGCCGGGTTCCTCGACACCTCTGGGAAGCTTCCCGTCCGCGTGGTCTGCAAGCCCACGCTCACGGACCCCGAGGCGATCATGAACGTCTGCCTCGAGGCCAATGCCTCACCAGCCTGCGTGGGCGTCATCACCTGGATGCACACTTTTTCGCCCGCGAAGATGTGGATCGCTGGCCTCACCCGGCTCCAGAAGCCTCTTGCCCACCTCCACACTCAGACCGAGCGGGAGCTGCCCTGGGACAAGATCGACATGGACTTCATGAACCTGAACCAGTCCGCCCACGGCGACCGTGAGTTCGGGTTCATCGGCGCGCGTCTCCGGTTGGACCGGAAGATCATCGTCGGCTACTGGAAGGACGAGGACGTCCTGGCGAAGCTCGACAGCTGGGTGCGGGCAGCCTGCGGGCTCGCCGAGTCACGGCGGCTGAAGATTGTCCGCTTCGGCGGCATGAACATGCGGGAAGTGGCCGTCACCGGCGGCGACCGCGTGGAGGCACAGATCCAGTTTGGCTGGTCCGTGAATGGCTACCCCGTGGGTGACCTGGTCGGACGCATCGCCGACGTGGGAGAGTCCGAGGTCGACGCCCAGCTCGCGGAGTACGAGGAGAAATACTCGCTCGTTCCGGCCTTGCGGAAGGGCGGGGACCGGCGCGCGCTGCTCCGCGACGCCGCGAGGCAGGAAATCGGCATGCGGGGCTTCCTGCGGGATGGCCGCTTCGGTGCCTTCACCACCACGTTCGAGGATCTCCACGGGCTCAAGCAACTGCCGGGCCTCGCCTGTCAACGGCTCATGGCCGAAGGGTATGGCTTCGGAGCCGAGGGCGATTGGAAGACGGCCGCCCTCATCCGCATCATGAAGGTGATGAGCGCGGGCCTCCCGGGGGGCGTCTCCTTCATGGAGGACTACACGTACCACCTGGCCAAGGGCGGCGAACTTGTCCTGGGCGCGCACATGCTCGAAGTCTGTCCGTCGATCGCGGCGGGAAAGCCCTCCCTGGAAATCCATCCCCTCGACATCGGAGGCAAGGCAGACCCCTGTCGCCTCGTCTTCGAGGCCGCGGCGGGCCCCGCGGTCAACGCGACCCTGGTCGACATGGGGGGCCGCATGCGACTGATCGTCAACGAGCTCGATGTCGTGCAGCCCGGGCACGCCATGCCCCATCTGCCGGTGGCACGGGCCATCTGGACGCCCCGCCCCAGCTTCAAGGAGAGCTGCGAAGCCTGGATCCTCGCGGGAGGCGCTCACCATGCCGGCTTCAGCCGGGCCGTTCCTCCCCAGGTTCTCGAGGACTTCGCCGCGATGGTGGGCATCGAGTGCATCCACATCGGGAAAGGCACACAGCTCCCCGCCCTCAAGAACGAGCTCCGGTGGAACGACTTGGCCTACCGGCTCGCCCGCTAG
- a CDS encoding ribulokinase, whose translation MATPTEEVPLKPPSKSAAFVIGIDFGTDSVRAVVMDAANGDTVGVSIQHYPRWSKGLYCDPRENRFRHHPLDYLETLQASIAGALAQAGEGAASKVRGIAADTTGSTPVLTDRHGVPLALTPGFRENPDAMFILWKDHTAVAQAERINHTARTWGGTDFTKYEGGIYSSEWFWAKVLRLAETAPEAVQAASSVLELCDWIPAVLTGTTELARIKRSRCAAGHKAMWHAEFGGYPDDAFLALLHPRLVELKASLGRETFTSDVPFGTLSGEWATKLGLPPDTVVAVGAFDAHMGAVGGNIGPHQLLKILGTSCLDMAVAPKGQEPERLVPGICGQVDGSIIPGMVGYEAGQSAFGDVYAWFKKLLAWPLEAILPHLPGADEASKQALADALLERIIPELERAAKDLPPGEDSLLALDWMNGRRTPDANQRLKGAISGISLGTDAPGLYRALVEATAFGSRAIVERFKSTGIRVDRVIAIGGVARKSPFVMQTLADVMNMDIAVSAAEQAVAAGAAMFAAAAAGLYPKVEDAQRAMSSGTEKTYRPDPERARHYASLYTKYLEFGAFVEKGLPQSDKTGR comes from the coding sequence TTGGCCACTCCCACCGAGGAGGTCCCTCTGAAGCCCCCCAGCAAGAGCGCGGCGTTCGTCATCGGGATTGATTTCGGAACGGACTCCGTCCGCGCGGTGGTCATGGACGCAGCGAACGGGGACACCGTGGGTGTTTCCATCCAGCACTACCCGCGTTGGTCCAAAGGGCTCTACTGCGACCCGCGCGAGAACCGGTTCCGCCACCACCCCCTCGACTACCTGGAGACCCTGCAAGCCTCCATCGCCGGAGCCTTGGCCCAGGCGGGAGAGGGGGCCGCGTCCAAAGTCCGTGGCATCGCGGCCGACACCACGGGCTCGACGCCCGTGCTCACCGACCGGCACGGCGTGCCGCTCGCGCTGACGCCTGGGTTCCGGGAGAACCCGGATGCCATGTTCATCCTGTGGAAAGACCATACCGCCGTGGCGCAAGCGGAGCGGATCAACCACACGGCGCGGACCTGGGGAGGGACCGACTTCACGAAGTACGAGGGAGGCATCTACTCCAGCGAATGGTTCTGGGCGAAGGTCCTCCGGCTGGCCGAGACCGCTCCCGAGGCCGTCCAGGCGGCCAGCAGTGTCCTCGAGCTCTGCGATTGGATTCCCGCTGTCCTGACGGGGACCACTGAACTCGCACGCATCAAGCGCAGCCGCTGCGCCGCGGGGCACAAGGCGATGTGGCACGCCGAGTTTGGCGGGTACCCCGATGACGCTTTCCTCGCCCTGCTCCACCCACGCTTGGTGGAGCTCAAGGCAAGCCTGGGGCGGGAAACCTTCACCTCCGACGTGCCCTTCGGCACCCTCTCCGGCGAATGGGCCACGAAGCTTGGCTTGCCACCCGACACCGTGGTGGCCGTGGGCGCCTTCGACGCCCACATGGGGGCGGTGGGCGGCAACATCGGGCCTCACCAGCTCCTGAAGATTCTGGGAACGAGCTGTCTGGACATGGCCGTGGCGCCCAAGGGCCAGGAGCCCGAAAGGCTGGTCCCAGGCATCTGCGGACAGGTCGACGGCTCCATCATCCCGGGCATGGTGGGCTACGAGGCCGGACAATCGGCCTTCGGCGATGTCTACGCATGGTTCAAGAAGCTCCTCGCCTGGCCCCTGGAGGCGATCCTTCCCCACCTCCCCGGCGCGGACGAGGCCTCGAAACAGGCCCTGGCGGATGCGCTCCTCGAGCGGATCATCCCGGAGCTCGAGCGGGCCGCGAAGGACCTGCCGCCCGGAGAGGATTCTCTCCTGGCACTCGACTGGATGAACGGGCGGAGGACGCCGGATGCGAACCAGCGTCTGAAGGGAGCCATCTCGGGCATCAGCCTGGGAACGGATGCCCCAGGGCTCTACCGCGCCCTCGTCGAAGCCACGGCTTTCGGCTCTCGCGCCATCGTGGAGCGCTTCAAGTCCACGGGGATCCGGGTGGACCGTGTCATCGCCATCGGCGGCGTGGCCCGGAAGAGCCCCTTCGTCATGCAGACGCTGGCCGACGTGATGAACATGGACATCGCGGTCTCGGCGGCAGAGCAGGCGGTGGCCGCCGGCGCGGCGATGTTCGCGGCGGCCGCGGCCGGGCTCTACCCCAAGGTCGAGGACGCGCAGCGGGCCATGTCCTCTGGCACCGAGAAGACCTACCGGCCGGACCCCGAGCGCGCCCGGCACTACGCGTCGCTCTACACGAAATATCTCGAGTTCGGCGCCTTCGTGGAGAAGGGGCTGCCGCAGTCAGACAAGACCGGCCGCTGA